DNA from Agathobaculum sp. NTUH-O15-33:
AGATGATCATGACGCTGGTCGGCACCAAGGTGAGCGATAAATCGGTCAAGACCCGCACCGAGGTGCTCGCGACCTACGCGCCGAGCACGGTGGAAAAGAAGGATAATTCCATGACGGTGGGCCAGACGCGGCTGGATCAGAGCGGTATCACCGGCTATTCCACCCGCACCTACAAGGTCGTGACCGAAAACGGCAAAACCACCGAAGTGCTGGCCAACAATTCGAGCTACCAGAAGCGGGATAAGATCGTTTATGTCGGCACCATCCAGCCCACGCCGCCCAAGACCGAAACGCCTAAAACGGATACGCCCGATCCCGAAGCGCCCAAGAGCGAGGGCGAGGGCGCGGAATCCGGCGGGCAAGCGCCCGCGGAGGGCGCCGGCGAAGGGGACGGCGGCGAGGGCGCGCAACCGGCGGCCTGATCGGGCCGCCGCAAAATGAAGGGGGAAAACAAGATGGGTAATTTCGCAGAGATACGAAAGCAAGTCAAGGCAAGGAGCAAGGAGCAGGTGACCGAGCACCTCGGCCGCTGCATCGGCGTCAACGTGCTGTTCGCGCTGCCGCTGATCCTGATCCTGATCATTTGGATGTTCATTGTATTCGCGCCGCTGCTCCGGCTCAGCTTCATGGGGGCGGCGCCGTCGCCCGCGCAGGTGAGCGGCGCGCTGGTCAATCTATACGGCAGCTATTTTCTGCTGATCGCGCTGATGTTCTTTGTCGCGGGCCCGCTGACCTACGGCATGCAGAAGTTTTACATAGGCCTGTCGCGCGGGGAGGAGCCCGGCGTTTCGATTCTGTTCCGGCCCTTTACCTCGCTGCGCTCCTACTGGACCGGCGTGAAAATGAGCGCCTGTCTGGCGCTGCGCGGCTGGCTGTGGATGCTGGCGCCCACGGTGATCTATACGGTCGTTCTGGTCGCCGCCACTATTTCCGAGGCAATGCGCCAGTCGCAGATGTACGGACGGGGCTATGGCTTTGATACCACCGGCGGTTCGGGCGCGGGCGCGGTCATGCTCGTGGCCACCATTTTGTTCATTATCGCCGTCCTGATTCTTTCGGTCAAGGTCGGCACCTATATGGCGGGCTATGCGCTGGTGCACGAGGATGAGCGGCGCGGCGTTTGGGCCGCCACGCGCGAGGGCAGCCGCGCGTTCAAGGGCAACCTGTTCCAGCTGTTTGTTTTCTATCTCAGCTTCATCGGCTGGTACCTGCTGTTTTTCGCACTGTATATTGTGTGCGCCCTGCTGAACGCTATGGGCGGCAGCCTGCTGATCTCCGCGCTCTCCGTGATCGCGCTGCTTTGCATCTGCTTGGTGCTGGGCACCTTCATCGGCGCTTACACGACGACTTCGTTCTACGGCCTGTATCAGGCGATCGCGCCCGCCATGCCGCGCGGCCCGGTCGATGTGTTCGGCGTGCCGATCGAGAACGCCGCCCCGGCGGCGGCCCCGCAGCCCGCGCCGCTGCCGACGCCCGAACCCGCGCCCGCCCCGGAGCCTGTGGCCGGTCCCGAACCCGCGCCCGCGCCGGAGGACCAGAGCGGTGCGG
Protein-coding regions in this window:
- a CDS encoding DUF975 family protein, with amino-acid sequence MGNFAEIRKQVKARSKEQVTEHLGRCIGVNVLFALPLILILIIWMFIVFAPLLRLSFMGAAPSPAQVSGALVNLYGSYFLLIALMFFVAGPLTYGMQKFYIGLSRGEEPGVSILFRPFTSLRSYWTGVKMSACLALRGWLWMLAPTVIYTVVLVAATISEAMRQSQMYGRGYGFDTTGGSGAGAVMLVATILFIIAVLILSVKVGTYMAGYALVHEDERRGVWAATREGSRAFKGNLFQLFVFYLSFIGWYLLFFALYIVCALLNAMGGSLLISALSVIALLCICLVLGTFIGAYTTTSFYGLYQAIAPAMPRGPVDVFGVPIENAAPAAAPQPAPLPTPEPAPAPEPVAGPEPAPAPEDQSGADGGDAPTPEA